Proteins encoded in a region of the Populus nigra chromosome 3, ddPopNigr1.1, whole genome shotgun sequence genome:
- the LOC133689403 gene encoding protein ROLLING AND ERECT LEAF 2, with translation MGCTTSKLDEEEAVQLCKDRKRYIKQAVEQRTRFASGHLAYIQSLKRVLAALRDYVEGDEPREFLLDSFITPPFTPVKKTSPGFISISPKSFSAAPIQSGPTSTLKVNFLRSGGNQSVSVEERPQSPETLRVESYSPMHHYGADGFFAMQSSPMYSSFFSYSPNNRPSIPPPSPQTSQWDGFWNPFSSLDYYGYPNRSSLDQMGMDDDIRGLRQVREEEGIPDLEDETEQEDSDNKANLAGERAKVVSNYAREEVLVEDVDEDEDEEDEETDSDCECECESEHEVNGPQSGLQSQGSVKIELSRSQNSGQVEVHNQEMAAGNGEAAKVETPGFTVYVNRRPTSMAEVIKDLEDQFTVICNSAKEVSDLLESSRAQYSSTSNELTAMKMLNPVALIRSASSRSSSSRFMINSSSSKDEDCDSSSDFSEESCMLSGSHQSTLDRLYAWEKKLYQEVRCGEKVRIAYEKKCMQLRNQDVKGEDPSVLDKTRTAIRDLHTQIKVSIHSVEAVSKRIETLRDEELQPQLLELVQGLARMWKVMAECHQSQKRTLDEAKLLLAGTPSKLETKRHSSMSVADPQRLARSASNLETELRNWRACFEAWITSQRSYLHALTGWLLRCVRLDPDTSKLPFSPPRSSGTFPIFGLCIQWSRFLDAMQDIPVLDGLDFFAAGMGSIYAQQLRDDSHRVPVSSKRFGAGLSVESGRSMELMEVGEVEDVMTTEKMAEVAIKVLCAGMSVAMSSLTEFAIGSADGYAELVKQWENVNSQSSSRAGT, from the exons ATGGGATGTACTACCTCAAAGCTTGATGAAGAAGAGGCAGTTCAGCTTTGTAAAGATCGAAAAAGATACATTAAGCAGGCTGTAGAGCAGCGAACACGATTTGCATCAGGACACTTGGCTTATATCCAGTCCTTGAAAAGAGTTTTGGCAGCTCTTAGGGATTATGTTGAAGGAGACGAGCCCCGAGAGTTCTTGTTAGATTCATTTATAACACCGCCTTTTACGCCTGTGAAGAAAACTAGTCCTGGTTTCATCTCAATTTCGCCGAAATCTTTCTCTGCAGCACCAATCCAATCTGGACCTACTTCGACtttgaaagtaaattttttgAGGTCAGGGGGGAACCAATCAGTTTCAGTTGAGGAGAGACCTCAATCACCGGAAACACTCCGAGTCGAATCGTACTCTCCAATGCATCATTACGGTGCTGATGGATTCTTTGCGATGCAATCCTCACCAATGTATTCTTCGTTCTTCTCATATTCCCCCAACAATAGGCCCAGCATTCCTCCACCGTCTCCTCAAACTTCACAATGGGATGGCTTTTGGAACCCATTTTCATCATTAGACTACTATGGTTATCCCAATCGTAGCAGCCTTGATCAGATGGGTATGGATGATGACATAAGAGGACTAAGGCAGGTTCGAGAAGAAGAGGGGATTCCTGACCTGGAAGATGAAACTGAACAAGAAGACTCAGATAACAAGGCAAACTTAGCAGGAGAACGAGCCAAGGTTGTTTCCAATTACGCAAGAGAAGAAGTGCTTGTTGAAGATGTTGACGAGGATGAGGATGAGGAGGATGAAGAAACTGATAGTGACTGTGAATGTGAATGTGAAAGTGAACATGAAGTAAATGGGCCACAATCAGGATTGCAATCACAAGGTAGTGTGAAGATAGAGCTATCACGGTCTCAAAATTCAGGACAGGTTGAGGTTCACAATCAAGAAATGGCAGCTGGTAATGGTGAAGCCGCCAAGGTTGAAACACCAGGTTTTACTGTCTATGTTAACCGAAGGCCAACAAGCATGGCAGAAGTCATCAAGGATCTTGAAGATCAGTTCACAGTTATTTGCAATTCAGCCAAGGAGGTGTCGGATTTGTTAGAGTCTAGCAGAGCTCAGTACTCATCAACTTCAAATGAACTCACAG CCATGAAAATGTTGAATCCAGTAGCACTGATACGCTCAGCTTCATCTCGGTCATCATCATCAAGATTTATGATCAATTCTTCAAGTTCTAAAGATGAAGATTGTGATAGCAGTAGTGACTTCTCAGAGGAATCTTGCATGCTCTCAGGTAGTCACCAATCAACGTTGGACAGATTATATGCCTGGGAGAAGAAACTCTATCAAGAAGTTAGG TGTGGAGAAAAGGTTCGAATTGCGTATGAGAAGAAGTGTATGCAACTCAGGAACCAAGATGTTAAAGGAGAGGACCCCTCTGTGCTGGATAAAACAAGGACAGCCATTAGGGATCTGCATACTCAGATAAAGGTTTCAATACACTCAGTTGAAGCGGTGTCAAAGAGAATAGAAACTTTAAGGGATGAAGAATTGCAGCCTCAACTTTTGGAATTGGTACAAGG GTTAGCGAGGATGTGGAAAGTAATGGCAGAATGCCACCAGTCACAGAAGCGCACTTTAGATGAAGCCAAGCTTTTACTAGCCGGCACACCTTCAAAACTTGAAACAAAACGGCACTCTTCCATGTCAGTTGCTGACCCTCAACGGCTAGCCAGGTCGGCTTCCAACCTCGAGACAGAACTCAGGAATTGGCGAGCGTGTTTTGAGGCATGGATCACTTCTCAACGATCCTATCTTCACGCGCTAACCGGCTGGCTCCTCAGGTGTGTCAGGTTGGATCCTGACACGTCAAAACTTCCATTCTCACCTCCTCGATCCAGTGGAACCTTTCCAATATTTGGACTTTGCATCCAATGGTCAAGGTTTCTTGATGCAATGCAGGACATACCAGTTCTTGATGGCCTAGATTTTTTTGCTGCTGGGATGGGGTCTATCTATGCACAGCAGCTAAGAGACGATTCACACAGGGTCCCAGTCAGTTCAAAGAGATTTGGAGCTGGGTTGTCAGTTGAATCAGGAAGAAGTATGGAATTGATGGAGGTTGGTGAAGTAGAAGATGTAATGACTACAGAGAAAATGGCTGAAGTTGCCATAAAGGTACTATGTGCAGGAATGTCAGTTGCAATGAGCTCACTGACCGAATTTGCTATTGGTTCTGCAGACGGATATGCAGAGCTTGTTAAGCAATGGGAGAATGTCAACTCCCAGAGTTCCAGTAGGGCTGGAACATAA